The following proteins come from a genomic window of candidate division KSB1 bacterium:
- a CDS encoding dTMP kinase, whose product MQGNLITFEGIDFSGKSVQANFLNETLKGRKLPVLFLREPGGTEISEKIRAVLLDNANHKMSAMTEVLLYSAARAQMVRESIIPHLEKGFVVICDRYFDSTTAYQGFGRKIDLDFIKKLNSFATEELVPDLTFLIDLDPEIALQRKKTDLDRLEKENLEFHQRVRNGYLEIAQSNTERFVIIDGKQSIEVIQDEIFMEVKSKLAI is encoded by the coding sequence ATGCAAGGCAATTTAATCACATTCGAAGGTATTGACTTTTCAGGAAAATCAGTTCAGGCGAACTTTTTGAATGAGACTTTGAAAGGTCGCAAACTGCCGGTTCTTTTTTTGCGTGAACCCGGTGGAACTGAAATATCTGAGAAGATAAGAGCCGTTTTATTAGACAATGCGAATCACAAAATGAGCGCGATGACCGAGGTCTTACTTTACTCTGCAGCACGTGCGCAAATGGTTCGGGAGAGTATCATTCCGCATTTGGAAAAAGGCTTTGTTGTGATTTGCGATCGATATTTCGATTCGACAACTGCTTACCAGGGATTTGGGCGAAAAATTGATTTGGATTTTATCAAAAAATTGAATAGTTTTGCTACTGAAGAACTTGTGCCGGATTTGACATTTTTAATCGATTTGGATCCGGAAATCGCTTTACAGCGAAAAAAAACAGATTTGGATCGTTTGGAAAAAGAAAATTTGGAGTTTCACCAAAGAGTAAGAAACGGCTATTTAGAGATCGCGCAATCGAACACAGAACGATTTGTGATTATTGATGGAAAGCAATCGATTGAAGTGATTCAAGATGAAATATTCATGGAAGTAAAATCAAAATTAGCAATATGA